One Nocardioides aromaticivorans genomic window carries:
- the nth gene encoding endonuclease III, producing MRPIDTTEETSTQLVRRARKIDRVLGETYPDAKAELDFDNPFQCLVVTVLSAQTTDKRVNLVRPILFAAYPDPASMAAADRAHLEQIVGPLGFFRAKTESLLKLSAALVERYDGQVPARLEDLVTLPGVGRKTANVVLGNAFDIPGITVDTHFGRLARRLGWTDETDPVKVEHAIGALFPKRDWTMLSHHLIWHGRRRCHAKKPACGACPVARWCPSYGTGPTDPVEAEKLVRTEGPN from the coding sequence GTGCGGCCGATCGACACCACCGAGGAGACGTCGACCCAGTTGGTGCGGCGGGCCCGCAAGATCGACCGGGTCCTCGGCGAGACCTACCCGGACGCCAAGGCGGAGCTCGACTTCGACAACCCGTTCCAGTGCCTCGTCGTCACCGTGCTGTCCGCGCAGACGACCGACAAGCGGGTCAACCTGGTGCGGCCGATCCTCTTCGCGGCCTACCCCGACCCGGCGTCGATGGCGGCCGCCGACCGCGCCCACCTGGAGCAGATCGTCGGTCCGCTGGGCTTCTTCCGGGCCAAGACCGAGTCGCTGCTCAAGCTGAGCGCGGCCCTCGTCGAGCGCTACGACGGCCAGGTGCCCGCCCGGCTCGAGGACCTGGTGACGCTGCCGGGCGTGGGCCGCAAGACCGCCAATGTCGTGCTCGGCAACGCCTTCGACATCCCCGGGATCACCGTCGACACGCACTTCGGCCGGCTCGCGCGCCGCCTCGGCTGGACCGACGAGACCGACCCGGTGAAGGTCGAGCACGCCATCGGCGCGCTCTTCCCCAAGCGCGACTGGACGATGCTGTCGCACCACCTGATCTGGCACGGCCGGCGCCGCTGCCACGCCAAGAAGCCCGCCTGCGGTGCCTGTCCCGTCGCGCGGTGGTGCCCGTCGTACGGCACCGGTCCGACGGACCCGGTCGAGGCGGAGAAGCTCGTCCGCACCGAAGGCCCCAACTGA
- a CDS encoding TlpA family protein disulfide reductase, with translation MRGARAARAARVVGLAAVAVLLTSCDGSGPAALACKVDVDTPDLVSDREAAGIADCTELPTAAGASDLPDISLHCLGSTASMSLADVKGPAIINFWSTTCGPCREEMPVLQQFHEKYGDQVPLLGVNFLDTYPGAAIDFARIKGVTYPSAADPCGDLQESDLVLQVLPQFVFVRADGSFEQRAGGIDSLAEIVTMAEDNLGIELTAAGRAS, from the coding sequence ATGCGGGGTGCGCGGGCGGCCCGGGCGGCCCGGGTGGTCGGGCTGGCGGCGGTCGCCGTGCTGCTGACCTCCTGCGACGGCAGCGGGCCGGCGGCGCTGGCCTGCAAGGTCGACGTCGACACCCCCGACCTGGTCAGCGACCGCGAGGCAGCGGGGATCGCCGACTGCACCGAGCTGCCCACCGCGGCGGGCGCCTCCGACCTCCCCGACATCTCGCTGCACTGCCTGGGCAGCACCGCCTCGATGTCGCTGGCCGACGTGAAGGGCCCGGCGATCATCAACTTCTGGTCGACGACCTGCGGCCCCTGCCGCGAGGAGATGCCGGTCCTGCAGCAGTTCCACGAGAAGTACGGCGACCAGGTGCCCCTGCTGGGCGTGAACTTCCTCGACACCTACCCCGGCGCCGCGATCGACTTCGCCCGGATCAAGGGCGTCACCTACCCGTCGGCGGCCGACCCGTGCGGCGACCTGCAGGAGAGCGACCTCGTGCTGCAGGTCCTGCCGCAGTTCGTGTTCGTCAGGGCCGACGGCTCGTTCGAGCAGAGGGCCGGCGGCATCGACTCGCTCGCGGAGATCGTCACGATGGCCGAGGACAACCTCGGCATCGAGCTCACCGCAGCGGGGAGGGCGTCGTGA
- a CDS encoding enoyl-CoA hydratase/isomerase family protein encodes MTFVRYEHADGVARITLADGGNGNPVHLDSVAELHAAVRSAQRDGARVVVLAAEGRFFSVGGDLGAFAGADDVQAFIDDLAEALHRVVSELVRSEAIVVTVVQGTAAGAGFPLAAVGDIVLAADSAKFSLAYTKVGLSPDGGSSLLVHSLGLHRTLRLAILGDLLTAQEAYDAGLVARVVPADELAATAEQVVSTLAAGSASANAAAKRLLREVVAPAPETALRKESLSIRALAGSPDGREGVAAFVEKRAPKFGG; translated from the coding sequence ATGACTTTCGTCCGCTACGAGCACGCCGACGGCGTCGCCCGGATCACCCTCGCCGACGGCGGCAACGGCAACCCCGTCCACCTCGACTCCGTCGCCGAGCTCCACGCCGCCGTGCGCAGCGCGCAGCGTGACGGCGCCCGGGTGGTCGTGCTGGCCGCCGAGGGCCGCTTCTTCTCGGTCGGCGGCGACCTCGGGGCCTTCGCCGGGGCCGACGACGTCCAGGCCTTCATCGACGACCTCGCCGAGGCGCTGCACCGCGTGGTCAGCGAGCTGGTCCGCTCCGAGGCCATCGTCGTGACCGTCGTGCAGGGCACCGCCGCCGGCGCCGGCTTCCCGCTCGCCGCCGTCGGCGACATCGTGCTCGCCGCGGACTCCGCGAAGTTCAGCCTCGCCTACACCAAGGTCGGCCTCTCGCCCGACGGTGGCAGCTCGCTGCTCGTGCACAGCCTCGGCCTCCACCGCACCCTGCGCCTGGCGATCCTGGGCGACCTGCTCACCGCGCAGGAGGCGTACGACGCCGGCCTGGTCGCCCGCGTCGTCCCCGCCGACGAGCTGGCGGCCACCGCCGAGCAGGTCGTCTCGACCCTCGCCGCCGGCTCCGCCTCCGCCAACGCCGCCGCCAAGCGGTTGCTGCGCGAGGTCGTCGCGCCCGCCCCGGAGACCGCGCTGCGCAAGGAGTCCCTCTCGATCCGCGCCCTGGCCGGGTCGCCCGACGGGCGCGAGGGCGTGGCCGCGTTCGTGGAGAAGCGGGCGCCGAAGTTCGGCGGCTGA
- a CDS encoding Crp/Fnr family transcriptional regulator, whose protein sequence is MDNDVLRQAPLFSALDDEAMAALRTSLATTRLRRGEVLFHEGDSGDKLYVVLEGKVKLGRTSSDGRENLLAIMGPGQMFGELSLFDPGPRSATVTAVTDAEFASLSHEDLLRWLEGRPVVARGLLAQLAGRLRKANDVVADLVFSDVPGRVAKALLDLADRFGRTADDGVHVHHDLTQEELAQLVGASRETVNKALADFASRGWLRLEPRSVVILDMERMSRRAR, encoded by the coding sequence GTGGACAACGACGTACTCCGTCAGGCGCCACTGTTCAGTGCCCTCGACGACGAGGCCATGGCAGCGCTGCGCACGTCGCTGGCCACGACGCGGCTGCGCCGCGGTGAGGTTCTGTTCCACGAGGGAGACAGCGGCGACAAGCTGTACGTCGTCCTCGAGGGCAAGGTGAAGCTCGGGCGTACGTCGTCCGACGGCCGCGAGAACCTCCTGGCGATCATGGGCCCCGGCCAGATGTTCGGGGAGCTCTCGCTCTTCGACCCCGGCCCGCGGTCCGCGACCGTCACGGCCGTCACCGACGCCGAGTTCGCCTCGCTGTCGCACGAGGACCTGCTCCGCTGGCTCGAGGGCCGTCCGGTCGTCGCCCGCGGCCTGCTCGCCCAGCTCGCCGGCCGCCTGCGCAAGGCCAACGACGTCGTCGCCGACCTCGTCTTCTCCGACGTGCCCGGCCGCGTCGCCAAGGCGCTGCTCGACCTCGCCGACCGCTTCGGCCGCACCGCCGACGACGGTGTGCACGTCCACCACGACCTCACCCAGGAGGAGCTCGCCCAGCTGGTCGGCGCCTCCCGCGAGACGGTCAACAAGGCGCTCGCCGACTTCGCCTCGCGCGGCTGGCTGCGCCTGGAGCCCCGCTCCGTCGTGATCCTCGACATGGAGCGGATGTCGCGCCGCGCGCGCTGA
- a CDS encoding NUDIX hydrolase: MTGLPTDVPAELPADLPDWLLPVAEGARSIEGSDLTAFLPPPGREVRRGAVLMLFGDRDVLLTERAHDMRSHPGQVSFPGGSIDPGETPVEAALREADEEIGVDPSGVAVFGKLPELWLPPSNFAVTPILGWWREPGPIRVASPEEVHAIHRVPLTELFDPEHRIQVRHPGGWTGPGFLIGPDKDVILWGFTGGILTRFFDFLGWLPPVADPPVHDLPDYMLAEYVRRTSAPSADGDDGMDILEPER; this comes from the coding sequence GTGACCGGGCTCCCGACCGACGTGCCGGCCGAGCTGCCCGCCGACCTCCCCGACTGGCTGCTGCCGGTCGCCGAGGGCGCGCGGTCGATCGAGGGCAGCGACCTGACCGCCTTCCTCCCGCCGCCGGGCCGCGAGGTCCGTCGCGGCGCGGTGCTCATGCTGTTCGGTGACCGCGACGTGCTGCTCACCGAGCGCGCCCACGACATGCGCTCCCACCCGGGTCAGGTGTCCTTCCCGGGTGGCAGCATCGACCCGGGGGAGACCCCGGTGGAGGCGGCGCTGCGCGAGGCCGACGAGGAGATCGGCGTCGACCCGTCGGGCGTGGCCGTCTTCGGCAAGCTGCCCGAGCTGTGGCTGCCGCCGTCCAACTTCGCCGTGACGCCGATCCTCGGCTGGTGGCGCGAGCCCGGGCCGATCCGCGTCGCCTCCCCGGAGGAGGTGCACGCCATCCACCGGGTGCCGCTGACCGAGCTCTTCGACCCCGAGCACCGGATCCAGGTCCGGCACCCGGGCGGCTGGACCGGTCCGGGCTTCCTGATCGGCCCCGACAAGGACGTGATCCTGTGGGGGTTCACCGGCGGCATCCTGACCCGGTTCTTCGACTTCCTCGGGTGGCTCCCACCAGTGGCGGACCCGCCGGTGCATGATCTCCCCGACTACATGCTCGCCGAGTACGTCCGCCGGACGTCCGCGCCGAGCGCGGACGGGGACGACGGCATGGACATCCTGGAGCCCGAGCGCTGA
- a CDS encoding acyl-CoA dehydrogenase family protein yields MTGTAMYPAFPAPSDQALRGFAEMKAFLAEDVFPAEESYARYREEKGPDDHTVPPVVEELKVRARERGLWNLFLPSESGLTQLEYATIAELSGWSLELAPEAINCQAPDTGNMELLHLVGTPEQQARWLQPLLDGEIRSAFAMTEPAVASSDATNIETSIVRDGDEYVITGRKWWITGAADPRCKVLIVMGKTDPTAPTHRQQSMVIVPVDTPGVEIKRSYPVFGHQDQHGHCVIEFAEARVPVGNLLGEEGGGFAAAQMRLGPGRIHHVMRALGAGERALAMMVARSKSRTAFGGLLAEQSAVREKIAESRIELDQARALCHLAAYTVDAEGNKAARHLIAAAKVAVPRAVLSVIDRAIQLHGAAGISDATPLAALWGWHRAMRIFDGPDEAHLTTLGRAELMRDPLFELPAALHDQFR; encoded by the coding sequence ATGACCGGCACGGCGATGTACCCCGCGTTCCCGGCGCCCAGCGACCAGGCCCTGCGGGGCTTCGCGGAGATGAAGGCCTTCCTCGCCGAGGACGTGTTCCCCGCCGAGGAGTCCTACGCCCGGTACCGCGAGGAGAAGGGCCCCGACGACCACACCGTGCCGCCGGTCGTGGAGGAGCTGAAGGTCCGCGCGCGCGAGCGGGGCCTGTGGAACCTCTTCCTGCCGAGCGAGTCCGGGCTGACCCAGCTCGAGTACGCCACCATCGCCGAGCTCTCCGGCTGGAGCCTGGAGCTCGCGCCCGAGGCCATCAACTGCCAGGCGCCCGACACGGGCAACATGGAGCTGCTGCACCTCGTCGGCACGCCCGAGCAGCAGGCGCGGTGGCTGCAGCCACTGCTCGACGGCGAGATCCGCTCGGCGTTCGCGATGACCGAGCCGGCCGTCGCGTCGTCCGACGCCACCAACATCGAGACGTCGATCGTGCGTGACGGCGACGAGTACGTCATCACCGGCCGCAAGTGGTGGATCACCGGCGCCGCCGACCCGCGCTGCAAGGTCCTCATCGTCATGGGCAAGACGGACCCGACGGCGCCCACGCACCGCCAGCAGTCGATGGTGATCGTCCCGGTCGACACCCCCGGCGTGGAGATCAAGCGCTCCTACCCGGTCTTCGGCCACCAGGACCAGCACGGCCACTGCGTCATCGAGTTCGCCGAGGCCCGCGTCCCGGTGGGCAACCTGCTCGGCGAGGAGGGCGGGGGCTTCGCCGCCGCCCAGATGCGGCTCGGCCCGGGCCGGATCCACCACGTGATGCGCGCGCTCGGCGCCGGCGAGCGGGCGCTGGCCATGATGGTGGCGCGCTCGAAGTCGCGTACGGCGTTCGGTGGCCTGCTGGCCGAGCAGTCGGCCGTCCGCGAGAAGATCGCGGAGTCCCGCATCGAGCTCGACCAGGCGCGGGCGCTGTGCCACCTGGCGGCGTACACGGTCGACGCGGAGGGCAACAAGGCCGCGCGCCACCTGATCGCCGCCGCCAAGGTCGCCGTGCCGCGTGCGGTGCTCTCCGTCATCGACCGCGCGATCCAGCTGCACGGTGCGGCCGGCATCAGCGACGCGACGCCCCTGGCCGCCCTGTGGGGCTGGCACCGCGCGATGCGGATCTTCGACGGCCCCGACGAGGCCCACCTGACCACGCTCGGCCGCGCCGAGCTGATGCGGGACCCGCTCTTCGAGCTCCCCGCCGCCCTGCACGACCAGTTCCGCTGA
- a CDS encoding MarP family serine protease has product MNVLDWLLVLLVLAYALSGYWQGFVTGAFATIGLLAGGLAGIFLAPLLLSRLEPSLAVSLGALFIVILCASLGQALLQYAGARVRERITWQPARALDAVGGALLSALAVLLVAWALGVAISGTRIGSVTTMVRSSVVLGKVNDVLPKSAPNALQAFNNVVGTGFFPRYLEPFAPERIVEVQPGPANLPKSAAVRAVRPSVVKIRGANKCGRGVEGTGFVFARNRVMTNAHVVAGVEDPTVSIGDGEELARVVLYDRELDIAVLALDTGDAPVLDFDDTAQAEDPVAIIGYPQDGPFDAQTGRIRAMQNLRSPDIYGSGTVVREVFSLRGLVRPGNSGGPIVTPRGKVAGVVFAASVTDPETGYALTAKQVEDSAEAGTAPGTDDREADTGNCAA; this is encoded by the coding sequence ATGAACGTCCTCGACTGGCTCCTGGTCCTCCTGGTCCTCGCCTACGCCCTCTCCGGCTACTGGCAGGGCTTCGTCACCGGCGCCTTCGCGACGATCGGCCTGCTGGCCGGTGGCCTCGCCGGGATCTTCCTGGCGCCACTGCTGCTGAGCCGGCTCGAGCCGTCGCTGGCGGTCTCGCTGGGCGCGCTCTTCATCGTCATCCTGTGCGCCTCGCTGGGCCAGGCCCTCCTGCAGTACGCCGGCGCGCGGGTCCGCGAGCGGATCACCTGGCAGCCCGCGCGCGCCCTCGACGCGGTCGGCGGCGCGCTGCTGAGCGCGCTCGCGGTGCTGCTCGTGGCCTGGGCGCTGGGCGTCGCGATCAGCGGCACCCGGATCGGTTCGGTCACGACGATGGTCCGCAGCTCCGTGGTGCTCGGCAAGGTCAACGACGTCCTGCCCAAGTCGGCCCCGAACGCGCTGCAGGCCTTCAACAACGTCGTCGGCACGGGCTTCTTCCCGCGCTACCTCGAGCCCTTCGCGCCCGAGCGGATCGTGGAGGTCCAGCCCGGACCGGCCAACCTGCCGAAGTCGGCCGCCGTCCGCGCCGTACGCCCCAGCGTGGTGAAGATCCGCGGGGCCAACAAGTGCGGACGCGGCGTCGAGGGCACCGGCTTCGTCTTCGCCCGCAACCGGGTGATGACCAACGCCCACGTCGTCGCCGGCGTCGAGGACCCCACGGTCAGCATCGGCGACGGGGAGGAGTTGGCCCGGGTGGTGCTCTACGACCGCGAGCTCGACATCGCCGTCCTGGCGCTCGACACGGGCGACGCCCCGGTGCTGGACTTCGACGACACCGCCCAGGCCGAGGATCCGGTCGCGATCATCGGCTACCCGCAGGACGGGCCGTTCGACGCGCAGACCGGCCGCATCCGCGCGATGCAGAACCTCCGCTCGCCCGACATCTACGGCTCCGGCACGGTGGTCCGCGAGGTGTTCTCGCTGCGCGGCCTGGTCCGGCCGGGCAACTCCGGCGGCCCGATCGTGACGCCGCGGGGCAAGGTCGCGGGCGTGGTGTTCGCCGCGTCCGTCACCGACCCCGAGACCGGCTACGCGCTGACTGCCAAGCAGGTCGAGGACAGCGCCGAGGCCGGGACGGCGCCCGGGACCGACGATCGCGAGGCGGACACCGGCAACTGCGCCGCGTGA